The DNA region CCAACCTATCGGCTAACCCAGCCGTCAACCGGACAGAGCCTTGTAGGGCGGGTGAAACCCGCGCAGTTAAAACACTGATGACAGACTGAAATTATTTTTTCTTTTGTTTGGCGGGTTTCACCCGCCCTACCCACTAACTTCTCGTACATAACCCAACAAAAAGCCTGGACATTCCGGGCTCTTTGTTGGGCGAGAAGAAACCAAATACCCACGGCCAAATCGTGATGAGGGGCGGCGTAGGAAAGTTCTTGATTTAGCCTTGCAGACTTGTAGGGCGGATTAAAACAATAATCGCCAACCTACAATATTGCGCTGTTTTTATTGGCGGGTTTAACCCGCCAAAATCGCAATTAATTTAGGTCTCCCCTCGATGTCGTCCCTCATATCTTCCCTCCGTACATCCTTCTTCACCCTTCTGTTTTCCCTGCTTTGTACGGCTGTTCAGGCCGAACCCGCGCCGCCGTCGATCATGGACAACCTGATGGATATCGATCGTTACCTGCTGTTGTACGGCAGTACAGGCGACGAGCGTTTCCTCGAACGTCTGGCTCAGCAGGGCAAGCTGCTCCAGGCACGCATCACCGAGGAGCAGAACGCCAGGATCCTGCTCGACATCTGGTCGCTCTATCAGGAACAGTTGGCAAAGGTGCGGCAGGCATTCGTCAACGAGGAAACGGACCTGAAGAAGGCCGTGCGGCAGTCGCTGGAAGTGGTCCGAGTATTCGATGACTTCGTATTAGGCCAGGAACAGCAAGCCTCGCCCTCGCTGGCGGACAACCTGCGCGCCTTGGCATTAGGCAAGGTGCGCCAGGCCAGCAGCCATTTGCTGGAAAAACCATTGCCGGAGGAAGACACCGGCAAGCTGCTGACCCTAAGCGAAACCATTGAGGCGCAGATGGCAAGCCTACCCACCAGCGTCGATCCGAAGAGTTGGCAGAATGATTTGCGCATGCGCTGGCATTATCTAAAGACCACCATGCGTGACGACGCGCTGTTGCGCTATCCATTCAATTCCCAGATAGAGAAGATGCTGGCGACACTGAGCCAGCACTAGCCGTGTAAGGTAGGTAAAACCCGCGCGGTTAAAATATTGATCGCAAACCCGCCCCCAAGGCCTTGTATATGCGAATCGCAGTGCTAGCTGTAGTCCTGATGCTGTTCGGCTGTGCCAACGTGCCGGGCCCGCCAACCGACGAGGCGCCGTGCGGTGCCTCGCGGGTTTTCTATGTGGTGAACCATGGCTGGCATACCGGGCTGGTGATCGCGAGCCGCGATCTGCTGAAGGCGCTTCCCGCACTTACAGATGAATTTGCCGACGCGCAGTTCGTCGAGATCGGCTGGGGCGACGCCGGGTTCTATCGGGCCCCGGAAGTCACCCTGGGCCTCGCCCTGCGCGCCTTGTTCCGCTCGCAGGCAACCGTACTGCATGTCGTCAAGGTATCCGAGGATCCCCAACGTTACTTCGCGGGCAGTGAAATGATCGAGCTTCGGGTCACGGAAGACGGGTATCGGCAACTGCTGGCGTTCGTGGCGAGGACCTTCACTCGCTCCCCCAAGGAAGAAGTAGAGGCGCTTGGCCCCGGCCTCTATGGCAACAGTCGGTTCTACCGGGCTGGCGGCAGCTACTCCCTGTCCTATACCTGCAATACCTGGGTCGCCGAGGCCGTCGCCGCCAGTGGTTTGCCGATATCGAGCGCATCGGTCCTCACGGCAGGGAGCGTCATGTCCCAGCTAAGGCAGGCCACATCGGTAACTACATCCTGCGTCTATGCACACTGAGGTGCGGTAAACGGCGTGCTGCCAACGCGCATCGTTACACTTGCCCCGGCTGGCGGCATCCGCGCAGGCATCACCGCTACGCAGCCTTGTAGGGTGGGTGAAACCCTTGCGGTTAAAACACCGATGGGCGACTGAGATTATTGCGTTGTTTTAATTGGCGGGTTCCACCCGCCCTACCAACTAGCCCACTCCAGCCATTCGCAGGTTCAGAGGTAAGGGCCAATCACGGCCAGCGCCCTTTCCACGAATGCCTCTTTCTCCCCCACTGGCGCCACGTAATGCAATGCCGAGGCACAGGCATCCTCGCCCGCCAGTTTCGCTATCACCCAGGCCGCCAGATAGGGGGCCGACAGGCAGCCACCGGCAGTGGCCAGGTTGCCCTTGGCGTAGAACGGCTGGTCCAGCACGCGCACGCCCGCCTCGATCACCCAGGGTTTGCTGGTCAGATCGGTGCAGGCCGGTAGTTCGCCAAGCAGACCCAGTTTCGTCATCAGCAAGGCGCCCGAGCACTGCGAGCCTATCAACTGGCGCTGCGGATCGAGCTGCAGGCGGTCGAGGATGAAACGATCCTCGGCAATCGCACGAGTTTGGACACCGCTACCAAACAGCACCACATCGGCGCCGTTGGCATATTCCAACGGCTGTTGGGCCTGCACGACCACGCCATTCATGGAGGTGACCGACGGCCGCGGGCAGGTGATCTGCGCTTCCCAGCCCTGGCTGCGCATGCGGTTGAGCACACCCGCGGCAACAAAGGAGTCCAGTTCGTTGAAACCCTCGAACGTCAGCACGGCAATACGCATCACATCCTCCCGGATCGCAGGTTCGCAATTGACTGCAAGCCACGAATCTATGCGTCCTCGGTCGTGAGCGGTAAGTACAGCGGGAAATAAATTTATCCGTACAGGTTGGGCAGCCTCGAGGCAAAAGGCTGCTGCCAAGCCCGAATAGCGTTGCGCCGATCCGGGCTACACCTACGCTCAAATCCCAGGCCGGCCCGGGTCTTCCGGTGGAGCGTGTTCTTCCAGCTCTTCGAGTTTCAGTTCCAGGCTCCAATCGCCGACATCGGCGACCTTGGCTGGTGCGGCAGCGGCTGGCACGGCGACGGGGGCCGGGGCCACTGGTTCCTCGCGGTAGAGCTTGAGCTTGAGCCGCACGTTGTTCGCCGAGTCGGCGTTTTTCACCGCTTCTTCTTCGTCGATGACGCCTTCGTGGACCAGATCGATCAGCGCCTGGTCGAAGGTCTGCATCCCCAGGTTCTTGGATTTCTCCATGATTTCCTTGATATCGCCAAACTCGCTGCGTTTGATCAGGTCACGGATGGTCGGCGTGCCAAGCAACACTTCCACCGCCGCACGGCGCTTGCCGTCGCTGGTTTTTACCAAGCGCTGGGAGACGAAGGCCTTGAGGTTGTTGCCCAGGTCGTTCAACAACTGTGGCCGGCGTTCTTCCGGGAAGAAGTTGATGATGCGGTCCAGCGCCTGGTTGGCGTTGTTGGCGTGCAGCGTCGAGATCGCCAGGTGGCCGGTGTCGGCGAAAGCCAGGGCGTGTTCCATGGTCTCGCGGTCGCGGATCTCGCCGATCAGGATCACATCCGGCGCCTGACGCAGGGTGTTTTTCAGTGCGGCATGGAAGCTGCGGGTGTCCACGCCGACTTCACGCTGGTTGATGATCGACTTCTTGTGCCGGTGCACGTACTCGACCGGGTCTTCGATGGTGATGATATGCCCGCCACTATTGCGGTTGCGGTAGTCGATCAACGCCGCCAAGGAGGTGGATTTGCCCGAGCCGGTGCCACCGACGAAGAGCACCAGCCCGCGCTTTTCCATTACCGTTTTGAGCAGCACCTCCGGCAATTTGAGGTCTTCGAACTTGGGGATTTCCATCTTGATATTGCGCGCGACGATGGACACTTCATTGCGCTGCTTGAAGATGTTGATGCGAAAACGCCCGATGCTCGCCAGCGAGATGGCCAGGTTCATCTCCAGTTCACGCTCGAACTCGATCTTCTGCGCCGAGTCCATGATCGAGTCGGCAATGGCCGCGACTTCGCCAGCTTTCAGCGGCTCGCTGCTAAGAGGTTTGAGTACACCGTTGAATTTTGCACAGGGTGGCGCCCCGGTGGACAGATAGAGGTCAGAACCATCCTGGGTGGCCAGGATTTTCAGCATTGGATTGAGGTCCATGGGTACTCGTCCGCAAGGCATTGTCGTTATTAGTTAGGCCACTCTGCGCCGGCATCCGGCGTGTCTTGGTCAGGCTTATGAGCAGCGGCTGCTGCACGATAAATGCAGAGCAATCCTGGCACAATGCAGCATCCGTTCAGATGAGAAATCGATCATGGCCAAAGCAATGGCTCGCCACATTCTGGTCAAAACCGAAGCCGAAGCCGCCGAGCTGAAAAAACGCATCGCTAATGGCGAGGCCTTCGATGTATTGGCGAAAAAGTACTCAACCTGCCCCTCGGGCAAACGCGGTGGCGATCTCGGTGAAGTGCGCCCAGGGCAGATGGTCCGGGCGATTGATCAGGTGATCTTCAAAAAGCCCCTGCGTGAAGTGCACGGCCCAGTGAAAAGCCAGTTCGGCTATCACCTGGTGCAGGTGTTTTATCGCGAGTGACCTGAAAACTACTGCGCTCGACTATGCGGCGTTGAAATCAGGTTCAAAATGCTCATGTACGACTTGTACACTCCGCTTTCTCACCTGATTTCGCCTGGCCTAGCCTTCGCTCGCTACGTTTTCAACAGTCGCTGCAAAAGCGCCACCCAATCCGTCTATCTCCAGAACTGCCCTTCAGCGCCCTAACCCGCTACAATCGCGACCCTTTCGCGCTGCGTGCGCTCGCTTCCTGGACCAGATTCGTGATCTCCACCGCCAATATCACTATGCAATTCGGGGCTAAACCCCTGTTTGAGAACGTTTCCGTCAAGTTCGGCAACGGCAACCGTTACGGCCTGATCGGGGCTAATGGCTGCGGCAAGTCGACCTTTATGAAGATCCTCGGTGGCGATCTGGAGTCCTCCGGCGGCCAGGTGATGCTGGAACCGAACGTGCGCCTGGGTAAATTGCGCCAGGATCAGTTCGCCTACGAAGAATTCAGCGTGATCGATACCGTGATCATGGGCCACGAAGAGCTGTGGAAGGTCAAAGCCGAGCGCGACCGCATCTATTCGCTGCCGGAAATGAGCGAAGACGACGGCATGGCCGTAGCCGAGCTGGAAACCGAATTCGCCGAAATGGACGGCTACACCGCTGAATCCCGTGCGGGCGAGCTGCTGCTCGGCCTGGGCATTCCGCTGAGCCAGCATTTCGGCCCGATGAGCGAAGTCTCGCCAGGTTGGAAGCTGCGCGTGCTGCTGGCCCAGGCGCTGTTCTCCGACCCGGAAGTGCTGCTGCTGGATGAACCGACCAACCACCTGGACATCAACACCATCCGCTGGCTGGAAAACATCCTGACGGCGCGTAACAGCACCATGATTATCATTTCCCACGATCGGCACTTCCTCAACAGCGTGTGCACCCACATGGCTGACCTGGATTACGGCGAGCTGCGCCTGTTCCCGGGCAACTACGACGAGTACATGACCGCCGCCACTCAGTCGCGCGAGCAGTTGCTGTCCGATAACGCCAAGAAGAAAGCCCAGATCGCCGAGCTGCAGACCTTCGTCAGCCGCTTCTCGGCCAACGCCTCGAAAGCCAAGCAGGCGACTTCGCGCGCCAAGCAGATCGACAAGATCCAGCTGGCCGAGGTCAAACCGTCCAGCCGCGTCAGCCCGTTTATCCGCTTCGAACAAACCAAAAAGCTGCATCGCCAGGCCGTGCATGTGGAAAACATGGCCAAAGGCTTCGACGGCAAGCCGTTGTTCAAAGGCTTCAGCTTCACCGTGGAAGCCGGCGAGCGCCTGGCCATCATCGGCCCGAACGGCATTGGTAAAACCACCCTGCTGCGCACCTTGGTCGGCGAACTGAGCCCAGACGCAGGTTCGGTGAAATGGACTGAAAGCGCCGAGCTGGGTTACTACGCCCAGGATCACGCCGACGACTTCGCCGACGAGAGCAACCTGTTCGACTGGATGGGTCGTTGGACTCAGGGCGGCGAGCAAGTGGTACGCGGCACCCTCGGCCGTATGCTGTTTTCCAACGACGAGATCCTGAAATCGGTCAAAGTCATTTCCGGTGGTGAGCAGGGCCGCATGCTGTTCGGCAAGCTGATCCTGCAAAAGCCCAACGTACTGATCATGGACGAACCGACCAACCACTTGGACATGGAGTCCATCGAAGCACTCAACCTGGCGCTGGAGAACTATCCGGGCACGCTGATCTTCGTCAGCCATGACCGTGAGTTCGTATCCTCCCTGGCCACGCGCATTATCGAGCTGTCCGCCAGCGGTGTGGTGGACTTCAGCGGCACCTACGACGACTACCTGCGTAGCCAGGGCGTTGTGGTCTGATTACGGCTGTAACGCGTCACTAAAAACGCCCCGTTTCGACGGGGCGTTTTGTTTAGGGTAACTCGCAAGCAAGAGGCAACATCGTAGGTTTGCGCTGAGCGCAGTGATGCCCAACAAGGAGTCGCTCCGCGACTCCCTATGCCCAGACTCGCGCACGGAAGCCTGGCCTTGCAGGCCGGTTGTTGGGCATCGCCTTCGGCTCGGCACCAACCTGACCGGCGAAACAAATCGTTAGCTAGCTTTCTTTAATTTCAAGCAGCAGCGATGATTGCACCTCTGTATGCGCGCCTGCGAAGAACCCAAATGCCTGCCGAAGACAGTGCCACTCCAAGCTCGACGGCGATCACCCGCCAGATCGTTTCCATCGTTTCTTTCACCTTCCTGGGCTTTCTCTGCATCGGCATCCCCATCGCCGTGGTGCCTGGCTACGTGCACGAGCAACTCGGCTTCGGCACTGTCATCGCCGGGCTGACCATCGGCGTGCAGTATCTCTCTACCCTGCTCAGCCGCCCCACGGCCGGACGCATCGCCGACAGTCTCGGCACCAAGAAGGCCACCGTCTACGGCTTAGCCGGCATAGTCGCCAGCGGCCTGCTGACCCTGCTGGCAACCTCGCTGCAGAGCCTGCCACTGCTCAGCCTGATTATTTTGCTCGCGGCGCGCGTATTGCTCGGCGTGACCCAGGGCGTAGTCGGGGTCAGCGTCATCAGTTGGGGCATCGGTCAGGTCGGCGGTGAACATACCGCGCGGGTGATCTCCTGGAACGGCATCGCCGCTTACGGTGGTATCGCCATTGGCGCACCGCTGGGGGTGTTGATGGTCGACAGCCTGGGGCTGTGGAGCATGGGCAGCGCCTTGATGCTGCTGGCCGCACTGGGTTTGCTGTTCATCCGGCGCAAGCCTTCGGTGCCAGTACTGGCCGGCGAACGCCTGCCCTTTCGCTCGGTGCTGTGGCACATGCTGCCCTATGGCACCGGCTTGGCCCTGGCCTCGATCGGCTATGGCACCCTGACCACCTTCGTCACCCTCTACTACAGCAGCCGCGGCTGGAGTGGCGCGGCCTACTGCCTGACCGCCTTTGGCATCGCTTTCATCGCCGCGCGCCTGCTGTTCATCAACGCCATCAAGCACCACGGCGGCTTCAACGTGGCCATCAGCTGCATGGTTATCGAAACCGTCGGCCTGTTGCTGCTGTGGTTGGCGCCCTCGCCCACTTTCGCGCTGCTCGGCGCGACACTGGCTGGCTTCGGCCTGTCGCTGGTGTACCCGGCCCTTGGCGTCGAAGCAATCGAGCGTATCCCGGCCACTAGTCGCGGGGCAGGCCTGAGCGCTTATGGATTGTTCTTTGACCTGGCGCTGGGCATGGCCGGGCCGCTGATGGGCGCCGTGGCCTTGGGCTATGGCTATCCGTCGATCTTCTTCAGCGCCGCGCTGTTGGCGCTGGCTGGGGTGCTGCTCAGCCTGTGGCTGGCCCGCGCCAAGCATTAGTTTCAGCGACTGCCTGCCTCCAGCAGCCGCGCCGAAGAAGCATGCGGCTCAGCATTCAGCAAACAAAAACGCCCCGGGTTGCAGGGCGTTTTTGTTTCTGGGTTGCCGGCCTTTCTGGAAACCCTGAGTTCAAGACTATGCTTAGGCCACAAAGGGTTTACCGAGCGCGTGGCTCGGCAGCGGACGCCAACTCGGACCAACTACTGGGAATGTCTCATTCAGGGAGAAAACAATGTCCATTTCTGCATCCACCTCCACTGACCTGATCGACCTCAATTCTGCCCAGGCACCAGCAGCCACAAGCACGGTCGATCCAGCTCTGGTCGCGCAGATCCAAAACAACATCAACCTGGACTCGGCCAATGCGGTTCTAGCCTTTGGCGATGAGGTGACTCGTGAACTGGGCGCCTTCTCCAGCCGCATCCTCGCGCAAGTCCGCGTCAAGGACTCCGGAGAAGCCGGCGAACTGCTGCTAAATCTGACCACCCGCATCCAGCGGCTGGACCCTGGCAGCCTGGAAAAGAAAGGTTTCTTTGCCCGCCTGTTCGGCTCTGCGCAGGCACAGATCGATCGCTTTCTGCGTGACTTCGATGATGTGGGCTCGCAGATCGACCAGGTGGCCCTGAAGCTGGAAGTCGCGCGGGAAAGCATGCGCCGGGACATCGCCCTGCTCGATCAGGCGCATGGCAACGGCGTCGACTTCATTAAGCGCCTGGACACCTATATCAGCGCCGGCGATGGCTTCGGCGCGCGCTTCCGTCAGGAAGAGCTACCGAAACTGCAGAGCCAGCTGGCCGGCACCAACGAAAGCGAGCTGCCGCTGCTGCAACAGAAAATTCAGGATCTCCAGCAGAACCTTGACCGCCTGGAGCGCAAGGTTCACGACCTCAAGCTCGCGCGCATGGCCGCCATTCAGCGCCTGCCACAGATTCGCACCGTGCAGAACGGCGACGCCGTGCTAATGGACAAGATTCACACCGCCATCCATACCGCCATTCCTACCTGGAAGGCCCAGTTCGTTACCGCCCTGGCCCTGCACCGTCAGGAAAAAGCCTACGAGCTGCAACAACAGGTGGTGGACGTCACCAATGAACTGTTGGTGAAGAACGCCGAACAATTGCATACCAGTGCCATCGCCATCGAGAAAGCCAGCCAGAAAGGCGTCATCGATGTCGCCGCGCTGCGCAAGGCCAACGACCTGCTACTGCGTACCGTGCAGGACGTAGTGGCAATCCAGAGGCAAGGCCGCCAGGACCGGGTCACCGCGGAAAACGAACTGGAACAGATGGAAAGCGAACTGCGCAAGACGCTGAGTGATCGGGCTCTGCAAGGCTGAGGAGAACAGGCCGATGTCCGATACCTCGAAACCGGCCCACGGGCTACCCTTCCTGCGCACCCTGTGGGTCTGGCTCAAGGGTGCTGTAGCGACCAGCTGTTGCATAGGTAGCGGCGCCTTCGCCGGCGTGCTCCTGAATAGGCTGCTGAGCCCGGCTGCGGCCGCCACCAAGGCGAATCTGTCCACCGGCATGCTACTCACGGCGTCCCTGCTGTGGCTCATGCTGCCGGTGTTCAGCGCTTTTTTCGCGGCAAACCTGCACTTCCGCCATTACTACGCCACCCGCCCGCTGTACCCCGGTCTGTTCCTGTTCGTGGTCGCGATGGTGATCGAAAGTTATCACTCGGGCGAAGGCCAATGGCTGCTCAACCTGAGCGTACTTGGCAGCCTGGGCTGGTCGCTGCTGGCCTACCTGAATACGGCAACCCCCAGGGCTCAGGAGCTGATGCGTCGTATCTACGCCCCATCTCCAGAGCTATTGGACTGGGTGAAGACCAATCAGACCCACAGCTCCGGGGGATTCAGCAAGCTGTGGGCTGCTTGGCACAAGATAAGCTGGGGGAAAAGCGCGACTGAGACAGCCGCCAAGGAAGCGGGCAATGATCTGGTCCAGGTGTTCCGCCGAGAAGTGAACAACCTGCGCCAGCTTAGCGAGGCGCTGAACAGCCCCCACATAGGCGACGAATGCGAGGCCCTGCTGCGACATTGCACCGCTATCAGCGCGCTGATTGAACAGGAGCCGGGCAGGCTTGGGCAGTTGCAGCGTTTCATGGCCTATCACCTACCCACCGCCAGCAGGCTGGTAGGCTACTTCGACAAAGCCCAGCTCTTGACCGAGAGCTCGGCGCAGAAAGCCCAGCACCTGCAAGAAATCGAAGTCTCTCTGCAAACGCTGGTCGTGCACTTCGAGCAAGTCCACAACCAACTGGTGTCGAGCGATCTGAACGACCTGAACATCGAACTCAAATTGCTCAAAGACGACCTTGCCCAGCAGAGCACCGGTAAGCTCGGCTGACCCTGGTAAACAGTGAAAACACGAATCCCCGCAATGCGGGGATCCGTGTTTTAGGCGTCGATCAAGCCGCGAGGGTAGCGAAGCGCTCAGCGATCTGCTGCTGTGCCCCCGCCAGTGCATTGGCGCGCGGCTCTTCACCGTAGGCGAGGCCATGGGCGCGGACGATTTCAATGTCGGTGATGCCGAGGAAACCGAGCACGACCAGCAGGTAATCTTCATGAGCCACGCCAGTCGGCTGGCCGGCATGCAGACCGCCGGAGGTGGAAACGATCACCACCTTTTTACCGCCGGCCAGGCCCTTGGGGCCGTTCTCGGTGTAGGTGAAGGTCTTGCCGGCTACCGCGATGCGGTCGATCCAGGCTTTCAACTGGGTCGGCACGGTGAAGTTGTACATCGGTGCGCCGATCACGATGGCATCGGCATCCAGGAACTCCTGCAGGGTCGACTCAGCCAGTTCGGCTTCGTGTTTCTGCGCGGCATCCCGCAGCTCAGTTGGAGTACCCGCAGCCACCAGGCTGGCAGACGACAAGTGACTCAGGGCATCACCAGCCAGGTCACGGTAGCTGACCTTGGCCGCCGGCTCTGCTGCCTGCCAAGCTGTCACCACGCTCTGGCTGAGTTGGCGCGAAGCGGATGCGTCGCCGAGGATGCTGGAATCAATATGCAAAAGTTTCATGGCGTTCTCCTGAGTAGGAATCGCTGGTTGGCGATCAAGTTGGACAAAGCCTATCAATGAAACCAATAGCGTATTAGTCAGTGAAAATGTGATAGTTCGTCCCACTCATAGGACGATAAAAGCCATGCAAGACCTTAACGATCTGTTCTATTTCGCCAAAGTGGTGGAAGCCGGTGGCTTTGCGGCGGCCGGACGGCTGTTGGGCATTCCCAAGTCGCGGCTGTCACGGCGCATCGCCGAACTGGAAAACCGCCTGGGTGCGCGCCTGCTGCAGCGCAGCACCCGCAAATTGTCGCTGACCGATATCGGTGAGCGTTACTACCGCCATTGCCAGGCGATGTTGCTGGAGGCCGAGATGGCCAATGAAGCCGTCGCCACGCTTTCCAGCGAACCGCGCGGGCGCCTGCGGGTGTCCTGCCCAGTGGCGCTGGCGCAATCCTACTTGCCGCAGATCATCACTGACTTTCTCGGCGCCTACCCGAAGGTGCAACTGGATATGTTGCTACTCAATCGGCGGGTCGATGTACTCGGCGAAGGTATCGATGTGGCGCTGCGCGTGCGCGATGAAGGCGATGAAGACCCGACGCTGATCGCGCGCAAACTGCGTCCGGCACAGATGGCTCTGGTCGCGGCGCCAGCCTTGCTTGAAAGCTGGCAGATTAACGACCCCAGCGACCTTGCCGGCCTGCCAGTGCTCGGCGCACCGGAAGCCGACCGCAAGGTGCATTTCCGTCTACTCAGCGCCGATGGCAGCAAGCGCGATATCGCTCTGGAGCCGCGCCTGGGCATTGATGATTTCGTTGTGCGTAAAACCGCAGCATTGGCGGGTTTGGGCATGACCTTGCTGCCATGGTTATATTGCCAGCAGGAGTTGGCGGATGGCCGCCTGCTGCGTCTACTGCCCGACTGGACACTACCCGGTGGCTATTTACAGGCGGTCTATCCGCATCGGCGCGGCATGTCGCCAGCGGTACGCGCCTGGATCGAACATCTGACCGAGGCCTTCAAAAACGACTGGGCTCAACCGGTATGAGCAACCTGTTTATCGATTTGGAGCCAAGCATGCCCCCCACCGCCATCGCCACCTTCCTGCTGCAACTGCCCGGCGTCCGCGAAGACCTCAAGTGGGGCAGCAACCGGGTGTTTTCCATCGCCGGCAATAAGATGATCGCGATCCTAGATTTTCTCGGTGATGGCTTGGCGTTCAAAGTGGATAGCGAACTGTTCCTCGGCTATGTCGACCGCCCAGGTATTCGCCCGGCGCCTTACCTCGCTCGCGCGCACTGGATCAGCATGACGGCGCCCTACCCGTTGAGCGATGCGGAGCTGAAAGACTTGCTGACCCGCTCCCACCAGCTGGTGGTCCGCAAACTGCCGAAGATTCGTCAGGTTGGCTTACTGGTCGACTTGGACTGATCGACCCGAACTCTGGCGAACACGGCACAGGCCAAGGCGGCCTAGTAGGAGCGAGTTTCTACTCGCGATCGGGCATGGCACAGAAGCATAGCGAGCAGAGCTCGCTGGTCCGGGCTGCACTAGCCGCTGGATATGAGCTCAGCGGGCCACTACCTGAGCAGCCCCATCCAGGGTTGTATCAACGGCCCCAGATAAGCACTTTTGAACAGCAACCAATCCCCCCAAAACACCTGGTGCAGCAGCACAATCCCCCAGAACACCGCCTGATAGGAAGCTTTACGGGTTTTGTGGCGATACACCTGCTGAGCCACCAGTGCACCGGGCCAGCCACCGATCAGCTCGGCAATATGCAGGGTACTTTCCGGTGTGCGCCAGCGGCCCTTCTCAGCACTCTGTTTGTCATGCGCATATAGGCAGAAGGTAACGAGGCTGGCCAGCCCATAAGCGCAGAGCGGCCAGATGAAGGCGTTTGCCAGCAGCTGGATCGAACCGAGCAGTGGCAACAGGCAGAGGCCGGCAAACAGCAGTGCTTTGAAACCGAGGTTTTGCGGCAACCCTGAAGAAGGTTCACGAACTGGGCGCGTGGTTTGCTGGCGAGGCCTGGCAGCCTCTTTAGCGGGTTTGGGTTTGCTACGGATAGTTGGTGAGTCGAGGGTCAGAGGGCCATCCAGGCGCATGTGCTCGGCGCGCAGGCGTCCCTGGTCATCCTTGCGGGCAATGAAAAACACTCGATCACCCGGCAGTGGCCGACGATCTCCACGCATTGCCGAGATGTGTACAAACACCTGTGCACCGCCCTGTTCGGGCGTGATGAAGCCAAAGCCCTTATCATCGTTCCAGCTTTTGATCGAGCCGCGTGCTTCCATGGTCTTCGAGCTTACCTAGCCGTCGTTGGCCGGCTAGGTTACAAGACCGGCGAAGCCTTCGCCCGCCTTTGCCAACTGATAATGAGCGCCCAGCGCCAGCGAGAAATCTGGCACTGGGCAATCGACTCAGTTACCGGACTTGATCGTATTCCACAGACGAGTGCGGACACGGTCGATTTTCATCGGCATCGCCTCGAGCGCGAATAGCTTCCTCTGCACCTCAGCAGTGGGATAGATCTTGGTGTCGGCCTTGATCCCCGGGTTCACCAAGCTGTCTGCCTGCTCATTGCCATTGGCGTATTGCACATGGTTGCTGATGTTGGCCATCACCTCCGGGCGCAGCAGGTAGTTCATGAACGCATAACCGGCTTTTTCATCCGGCGCATCGACCGGCATGGCCATCATGTCGAACCACATGGGAGCGCCTTCCTTGGGCACGGAATAGCCGATCTGGATGCCGTTATTAGCCTCCTTGGCACGCTCGGCGGCCTGGAAAACATCGCCGGAGAACCCGACCACCATGCAGACTTCGCCGTTCGCGAGGTCCGAGGTGTATTTCGAGGAATGGAAATAACGCACATAGGGCCTGATTTTCAGCAGTACCGCCTCGGCCTTTTTGTAGTCATCCGGGTTCTGGCTGTGGTGCGGAAGCCCCATGTAATTCAGGGTGATGGGAAAGACCTCAGGGCCATTGTCCAAAATGGCCACGCCGCACTTGCTGAGTTTCTCCATGTTCTCGGGTTTGAACAGGATGTCCCAGGAGTCGATGACCGC from Pseudomonas cavernicola includes:
- a CDS encoding TIGR02117 family protein, which encodes MRIAVLAVVLMLFGCANVPGPPTDEAPCGASRVFYVVNHGWHTGLVIASRDLLKALPALTDEFADAQFVEIGWGDAGFYRAPEVTLGLALRALFRSQATVLHVVKVSEDPQRYFAGSEMIELRVTEDGYRQLLAFVARTFTRSPKEEVEALGPGLYGNSRFYRAGGSYSLSYTCNTWVAEAVAASGLPISSASVLTAGSVMSQLRQATSVTTSCVYAH
- a CDS encoding DJ-1/PfpI family protein: MRIAVLTFEGFNELDSFVAAGVLNRMRSQGWEAQITCPRPSVTSMNGVVVQAQQPLEYANGADVVLFGSGVQTRAIAEDRFILDRLQLDPQRQLIGSQCSGALLMTKLGLLGELPACTDLTSKPWVIEAGVRVLDQPFYAKGNLATAGGCLSAPYLAAWVIAKLAGEDACASALHYVAPVGEKEAFVERALAVIGPYL
- a CDS encoding PilT/PilU family type 4a pilus ATPase — its product is MDLNPMLKILATQDGSDLYLSTGAPPCAKFNGVLKPLSSEPLKAGEVAAIADSIMDSAQKIEFERELEMNLAISLASIGRFRINIFKQRNEVSIVARNIKMEIPKFEDLKLPEVLLKTVMEKRGLVLFVGGTGSGKSTSLAALIDYRNRNSGGHIITIEDPVEYVHRHKKSIINQREVGVDTRSFHAALKNTLRQAPDVILIGEIRDRETMEHALAFADTGHLAISTLHANNANQALDRIINFFPEERRPQLLNDLGNNLKAFVSQRLVKTSDGKRRAAVEVLLGTPTIRDLIKRSEFGDIKEIMEKSKNLGMQTFDQALIDLVHEGVIDEEEAVKNADSANNVRLKLKLYREEPVAPAPVAVPAAAAPAKVADVGDWSLELKLEELEEHAPPEDPGRPGI
- a CDS encoding peptidylprolyl isomerase — encoded protein: MAKAMARHILVKTEAEAAELKKRIANGEAFDVLAKKYSTCPSGKRGGDLGEVRPGQMVRAIDQVIFKKPLREVHGPVKSQFGYHLVQVFYRE
- a CDS encoding ABC-F family ATPase, with the translated sequence MISTANITMQFGAKPLFENVSVKFGNGNRYGLIGANGCGKSTFMKILGGDLESSGGQVMLEPNVRLGKLRQDQFAYEEFSVIDTVIMGHEELWKVKAERDRIYSLPEMSEDDGMAVAELETEFAEMDGYTAESRAGELLLGLGIPLSQHFGPMSEVSPGWKLRVLLAQALFSDPEVLLLDEPTNHLDINTIRWLENILTARNSTMIIISHDRHFLNSVCTHMADLDYGELRLFPGNYDEYMTAATQSREQLLSDNAKKKAQIAELQTFVSRFSANASKAKQATSRAKQIDKIQLAEVKPSSRVSPFIRFEQTKKLHRQAVHVENMAKGFDGKPLFKGFSFTVEAGERLAIIGPNGIGKTTLLRTLVGELSPDAGSVKWTESAELGYYAQDHADDFADESNLFDWMGRWTQGGEQVVRGTLGRMLFSNDEILKSVKVISGGEQGRMLFGKLILQKPNVLIMDEPTNHLDMESIEALNLALENYPGTLIFVSHDREFVSSLATRIIELSASGVVDFSGTYDDYLRSQGVVV
- a CDS encoding MFS transporter → MPAEDSATPSSTAITRQIVSIVSFTFLGFLCIGIPIAVVPGYVHEQLGFGTVIAGLTIGVQYLSTLLSRPTAGRIADSLGTKKATVYGLAGIVASGLLTLLATSLQSLPLLSLIILLAARVLLGVTQGVVGVSVISWGIGQVGGEHTARVISWNGIAAYGGIAIGAPLGVLMVDSLGLWSMGSALMLLAALGLLFIRRKPSVPVLAGERLPFRSVLWHMLPYGTGLALASIGYGTLTTFVTLYYSSRGWSGAAYCLTAFGIAFIAARLLFINAIKHHGGFNVAISCMVIETVGLLLLWLAPSPTFALLGATLAGFGLSLVYPALGVEAIERIPATSRGAGLSAYGLFFDLALGMAGPLMGAVALGYGYPSIFFSAALLALAGVLLSLWLARAKH